In the Rattus rattus isolate New Zealand chromosome 18, Rrattus_CSIRO_v1, whole genome shotgun sequence genome, one interval contains:
- the LOC116887709 gene encoding patr class I histocompatibility antigen, A-2 alpha chain-like isoform X2: MKNHGPWAFLLLPLVALDLTKYCAGRMQPRAAWMEQEPPEYWDKETAQAMHSSRKDRQFLQFLMKNNKDSNDEYHTLQEMVGCNVATNGTFLRGQYRFTYYGYDNIILNEDLSSWIAEGHRAQILKRAWERHGLTEQWRAYLQGECIEKLLRCLELGNETLLRTDAPKTHVTHQVRPDGNVILRCWALGFYPADITLTWQRDGNNHTQDMELPDTRPAGDGTFQKWAAVMVPSGEELRYTCHVHHEGLPEPLTLKWEPSTTIPTMAILVGLVVVTLVIGTVVILLVWKK; this comes from the exons ATGAAGAACCATGGACCCtgggccttcctcctcctccctttggtgGCCTTGGACCTGACCAAGTATTGTGCAGGTAG GATGCAACCTCGGGCTGCTTGGATGGAGCAGGAGCCACCTGAATATTGGGATAAGGAAACAGCACAAGCTATGCACTCGTCACGGAAAGACAGACAATTTCTTCAGTTCCTGATGAAGAACAATAAGGACAGCAATGATG AATATCACACCCTGCAGGAAATGGTTGGCTGCAATGTGGCAACTAATGGGACCTTCCTCCGCGGTCAATACCGGTTCACCTACTATGGCTATGAtaacatcatcctgaatgaggacctgagctctTGGATTGCAGAGGGCCACAGAGCTCAAATTCTGAAGCGTGCCTGGGAGCGTCATGGTCTGACTGAACAATGGAGGGCTTACCTGCAAGGGGAGTGCATAGAAAAGCTTCTTAGATGCCTGGAACTTGGAAATGAGACTTTGCTGCGCACTG ATGCACCCAAAACACATGTGACCCACCAAGTAAGACCTGATGGCAATGTCATCCTGAGGTGCTGGGCCTTGGGCTTCTACCCAGCTGATATCACACTGACCTGGCAGAGGGATGGGAACAACCACACCCAGGACATGGAGCTGCCAGACACCAGGCCTGCAGgggatggaaccttccagaaATGGGCAGCAGTGATGGTTCCttctggagaggagctgagataCACGTGTCATGTGCACCATGAAGGGCTACCTGAGCCTCTCACTCTGAAGTGGG AGCCTTCAACAACCATCCCCACCATGGCAATTCTCGTTGGCTTGGTTGTTGTAACATTGGTGATAGGAACTGTGGTGATTCTTCTGGtatggaagaaataa
- the LOC116887709 gene encoding patr class I histocompatibility antigen, A-2 alpha chain-like isoform X1, producing the protein MKNHGPWAFLLLPLVALDLTKYCAGSHWLQIFNAAILEPGMGEARFIQISYVDSIQFQAFDSQAGITRMQPRAAWMEQEPPEYWDKETAQAMHSSRKDRQFLQFLMKNNKDSNDEYHTLQEMVGCNVATNGTFLRGQYRFTYYGYDNIILNEDLSSWIAEGHRAQILKRAWERHGLTEQWRAYLQGECIEKLLRCLELGNETLLRTDAPKTHVTHQVRPDGNVILRCWALGFYPADITLTWQRDGNNHTQDMELPDTRPAGDGTFQKWAAVMVPSGEELRYTCHVHHEGLPEPLTLKWEPSTTIPTMAILVGLVVVTLVIGTVVILLVWKK; encoded by the exons ATGAAGAACCATGGACCCtgggccttcctcctcctccctttggtgGCCTTGGACCTGACCAAGTATTGTGCAG GTTCACACTGGCTGCAGATTTTCAACGCTGCGATTTTGGAGCCTGGCATGGGGGAGGCCCGGTTCATCCAGATCAGCTATGTAGACTCCATCCAGTTTCAGGCATTCGACAGCCAAGCAGGGATTACAAGGATGCAACCTCGGGCTGCTTGGATGGAGCAGGAGCCACCTGAATATTGGGATAAGGAAACAGCACAAGCTATGCACTCGTCACGGAAAGACAGACAATTTCTTCAGTTCCTGATGAAGAACAATAAGGACAGCAATGATG AATATCACACCCTGCAGGAAATGGTTGGCTGCAATGTGGCAACTAATGGGACCTTCCTCCGCGGTCAATACCGGTTCACCTACTATGGCTATGAtaacatcatcctgaatgaggacctgagctctTGGATTGCAGAGGGCCACAGAGCTCAAATTCTGAAGCGTGCCTGGGAGCGTCATGGTCTGACTGAACAATGGAGGGCTTACCTGCAAGGGGAGTGCATAGAAAAGCTTCTTAGATGCCTGGAACTTGGAAATGAGACTTTGCTGCGCACTG ATGCACCCAAAACACATGTGACCCACCAAGTAAGACCTGATGGCAATGTCATCCTGAGGTGCTGGGCCTTGGGCTTCTACCCAGCTGATATCACACTGACCTGGCAGAGGGATGGGAACAACCACACCCAGGACATGGAGCTGCCAGACACCAGGCCTGCAGgggatggaaccttccagaaATGGGCAGCAGTGATGGTTCCttctggagaggagctgagataCACGTGTCATGTGCACCATGAAGGGCTACCTGAGCCTCTCACTCTGAAGTGGG AGCCTTCAACAACCATCCCCACCATGGCAATTCTCGTTGGCTTGGTTGTTGTAACATTGGTGATAGGAACTGTGGTGATTCTTCTGGtatggaagaaataa